In Rhodanobacter humi, the genomic stretch GCTTGGAGAACGGCGTCCAGACCAGGGCCACTCCCAACACGCATGCACCGATACCTGCCCACATGATCCGCTTTCCTCGTTTCGACAGGCTCATCGACGCACGACTCCGGTGAGGCCACCGGAGATCAGGCTGGCCACGTTGGCAAGTATCATCGGCAGCGCGATGCCGCCGGGCACGGCCATGTAGCGCGGCTCCCATTCGGGATCGAACTTGTCCTTGTAGCGCTGCAGGCCCCGGAAATTGTAGAAGCGTTCGCCGCGGCCGAACACCAGCGCGCCGAAGCGGTTCCACAGCGGCGCCTGGCGCCGGCTGGTGAGGCCGGCCAAGGGCGCCATGCCCAGGTTGAACCAGCGGTAGCCCTGCTGCTTCGCCCACTGCATCAGCTCGACGAACAGGAAATCCATGAGGCCGGACGGGCCTTCCGGCGCGAAGCGCATCAGGTCCAGCGAGGCTTCTTCCTTCGTCTCGGTGAGGAACAGGTTCGCGAAGGCCACGATCCGTTCGCCCTGCCACACCAGCGCCATCGGCGTGCGCACCAGATAGCGCGGGTCGAACGCGCCCAGCGAGAAGCGCTTCTCGCGCGCGTGCTTGTCGGCCAGCCAGGCGTCGGAGATCTCCTTCAGCTGCGGCAGCAGCGGCGCCACGGCGTCCGCCGGCACGATCTCCAGCCGCAGGCCGTCGCGGCCCAGCTTGTTGATCGTGCCGCGCAGGGTCTTCTTCGTCTTGCCGTCGAGGTTGAAATCCGCGAGCCGCACGCGCGCCTCCTCGCCGATCTTCAGCAGGTTCATGCCCACTTCGAGGTACATGTCCAGGTCTTCGGGGCAGACCTGGTAGAACACCGGCCAGCCGCCCGCGCGTCCGCACTGTTCCATGAAGCTCCACACCAGCTCGCGCCGCGCGTCCTCGTCCGTGCCCACCGGGTCGCCCATGGTGACCCAGCTGCGGCCCTCGGTGTCGTACATCAGGAAAGCCTTGCCCTGCTCGTCGAACAGCAGGTGCTTGTCGCCCATCAGGGCCAGGTGCGCCTGCGCGGAATGGAAGCCGCGGATCAGCGGCAGCGCGCGCTGCAGTTCCGCCTCGCTGGGCGGCACGCGGCGCAGGCGCTGCGGCTTGATCAGCGCCGCCAGCGCGAACAGCAGGCCCGCCGCCGCCGCGGCCACCAGTGCGCGCAACGCACGTGGCGCGCCGCCCTGGTGGAAGCTGAACTCCCACCACAGGCTGCTGCTGTACTCCACGTGCTTGTAGCTGAACATCACCAGCCAGGTGGCGCAGCCGAACACCGCGACGATCGCCACGATCCAGCCCACCGAGAAGCTGGTGCTGAACAGCGAGGCGCGCCGGTAGAACAGCCGGTGTGCCGGCGCCAGCGCCAGCGCCAGCAAGGCCAGCAGGCTCGCTTCCTCGTAGTCGATGCCCTTTAGCAGGGAGAGCACCGCGCCGGCCACCAGCAGCACCAGGGTCAGCCAGTAGGCCGCGTCCAGCCGCCGCTGCAGGCCGCGGGCGAGGATCAGCAGCAGCATGCCGATCACGCTGGCCAGCAGGTGCGAGACCTCCAGCACCGACAGCGGCAGCACGTCGCGCAGGATCGCCATGCGCTCCGGCAACGCCCGCGTCGCGCCGGAGAACAGCAGCACCGCGCCGGACACCAGGGTCAGGCCGGCGAAGAACGACGGCAGCAGGCCGTTGAACCACGGCGACCACAGCGACTGCCGGCGCAGGCCGCGCGCCTCGCGCTGCAGCACCAGCATGGTCGCCGCGCACAACGGCATCAGGTAGTAGACGATGCGGAACATCGCCAGCGCGCCGAGGATGGGCGCGGCCAGGTGCTTGTCGGTGGTGGCGTGGAAGCCGGCCAGCATCACCGTCTCGAACACGCCCAGGCCGCCCGGCACGTGGCTGACCAGGCCCACGATCTGCGCGATCACGAAGATCGCCAGGAAATGCCCGAAGCCGGCGTGCAGGCTGTCCGGCATCAGCACGTACATCACCGCGGCGGCCAGCCACCAGTCCAGCGCGCCCACCAGCACCTGGCGCAGCGCGGAAGCCGGCCGCGGCAGCAGCACGCGCCAGCGCCACAGCTTCAGCGGCCTGCGGATGAAGCCGCCGAGCACCCAGGCCAGCGGGATCGCGGTCAGCGCGACGGCCACGGTGAACCGCCAGTCGCTCAGCGGCAGGCCCGAGGGCAAGGGCACGATCAGCAAGGTCACGCCGGTCAGCGCCAGCAGGCCCAGCCAGAAGCTCAGCGTGCAGTACAGCACCAGCTTGGCGATCTCGGCGGTGGAGAGGCCGTTCTGCAGGTAGAAGCGGTAGCGGATCGAACCCGACACCAGGAACGACATGCCCACCGCGTTGCTGAAGGCGTAGCTGATGAAGGAGATCAGGGTGACCCGCCGCCACGGCAGCTTCCTGCCGATGGCCTGCAAGCCGAAGCGGTCGTACAGCGACATCACGCCGAAGCCCAGCGTGGTCAGCACGATCGCCAGCAGCAGGCGCTCGCGCGACACGCTGGCCACGTATTCGCGGATCTCGTGATAGGTGACGTGGCGCGCCAGCAGATGCAGCGCCCACAGCGCCAGCACCAGCATGCCCACCGACAGCAGCGGCCCGGCGATGCGCCGCAGCAGCACCGCCCGCTGGCTGGGCGGGCTCAGGGCATCATCCGTGCGTGGCACCTGCTCGACTTTTTCCTGCTCCACGCGACGCTCGTTTCCCTGGGAGGTACCTGGCGAGCTGTCGAGAAACAGCCCGATGACTCGATTCACGGATGGATCGTCCGCCGGTCGATCATCCAAGTGATTGACCGGCGAAGCCGAGCCCGGACAGTGCGCCGGCCCCGGTACCCCACTAGTTTAGAGCAGGCCTTGTTGCAGGCGATGAACGGTGTCCGCGATCACTGTGCAGACGTGCCCTGCCCCATGCGCGCGATCCAGCGGTACATCAGCACCACGCTGGCCACGAACACGATGCCGCCGATCCAGATCGCCGCGCCGTGGAAGCCCTCGCCCACCAGCGCCAGCGGCGCGTTGCGGTTGGCGAAGCCGAGCTTGTCGGAGAACGCCACCAGCGCGGCCACGATCACGCCGAGCAGGCTCTCGCCCACGATCAGGCCCGAGGCCAGCAGCACGCCGAGCTGCCTGGTGGGTTCGGGCCTGGGACCGCGATCGGCGCGCTTGTCGAACCAGGCGCCGACCAGCGCACCCACCACCACCATCAGCGTGGTCGAGGTGGGCAGGTAGATGCCCAGGCCCACCGCCAGCGGCGGCAGGCGCATCGACTTCGAGATACGCACGAGGATCTCGTCCAGCACGATGATCGCCACGCCGATCACGCCGCCAATGATGATCAGGCTCCAGTCGATGTTGCCGGTGATCACGCCCTGCGCCAGCGCCGAGATCAGACCCGCCTGCGGCGCCGGCAGCGCGCGCGCGGGGTCGACACCGGGCGCGCCGAGGAAGCCGTAAGCCTGGTTGAGCAGGTCCAGCACCGGCGGGATCACCAGCGCGCCGGCGATCACGCCGATCACCAGCGCCCACTGCTGCAGCGAGGGCGTGGCGTCGACCAGTTGGCCGGTCTTGAGGTCCTGCAGGTTGTTGTTCGCGATCGAAGCCACCGCGAACACGATCGCGGTGATGAACAGCGCGAACGCCACCAGCGCCTTGCCCGCGTCCGCCGGCACCATGGACTTCACGCCCAGCACCAGCAGCAGCGCGGCGATGATGACGACGAGGATGCCCACGCCCGACAGCGGGCTGTTCGACGAGCCGATCAGGCCTGCCATGTAGCCGCACACCGCCGAGACCAGGAAGCTCAGGATGATCACGAACAGCACGCCGCCGATCACCAGCAGCGTGGCGTGCTCGCCCAGCCCGCTGATATTGGCGAAGTGGCCGAGCAGGTAGCCCACCGGAATCAGGCACAGCAGGGTAATCAGGCCGACCATGCCGATCGGCATGTCGTGCTCGGTGCGCGGCAGCGTGTGCAACTGGCCGCTCTTGCGCGCCTTCGAGGCGCGCATCGCGCCGGCGAGGCCGCCGATGACGGGCTTCACCAGCTTGGCCAGCGTCCAGATCGCGGCCACGCCGATGGTGCCCGCGCCCACGAAGCGCACGGAATGGTTCCAGGTGGCCTGGGCGGCATCCGCGGCTGCACCCGCGACAGGGTGCAGCACGAGGAAGTGCGGCACCGCCCAGCCCCAGCCGATCAGCGCACCCACCAGCATCGCCACGCCCACCCACAGGCCCACCAAGTGGCCCACCGCGAACAGCGCGAACGAGAGGCTGAAGTCGAAACCGGTGGCCGCGCCCCGGTCGCCCATGCGGAAGTAGCTGGACACCGCTTCGGCGAACACCTTGGTCTGCACCACCACGTAGAACACCGCCGAGACGATGGAGCCCACGATCACCGCCTTGAGGCCCGCGCCACCGGATTCCACCGACTCGGCGGCCTCCTCGCCGCCCGCCGAACCCACCTTGAGCACCTCGGCGCAGGCCACGCCTTCCGGATACGGCAGGTCCGAGTCGGTCACCAGCGCGCGGCGCAGCGGGATCGTGTACATCACGCCCAGGATGCCGCCGGTGGCGCAGATGCCGAAGCTCATCCAGAACGGGAAGCCGTTCCACCAGCCGATGATGATCAGGCCCGGCAGCACGAAGATGATCGAGGACAGCGTGCCGGCGGCCGAGGCCACCGTCTGCACGATGTTGTTCTCCTGCATCGTGGAGTTCTTCATCGCCCGCAGTATCGCCATCGAGATCACCGCCGCCGGGATCGAGGTGGCGAAGGTGAGGCCGGCCTTGAGGCCGAAGAACACGTTGGCCGCGGTGAACACCACGGTGATCACGATGCCGATGACCAGGCCGCGCAGGGTCAGTTCGGCGCGCGAGGACGCGCTGGATGCGGATGGGTTCACGCTGGTACTCCCCGGATGGACGCTGCCGCGCACGATAGCGT encodes the following:
- the mprF gene encoding bifunctional lysylphosphatidylglycerol flippase/synthetase MprF; the protein is MNRVIGLFLDSSPGTSQGNERRVEQEKVEQVPRTDDALSPPSQRAVLLRRIAGPLLSVGMLVLALWALHLLARHVTYHEIREYVASVSRERLLLAIVLTTLGFGVMSLYDRFGLQAIGRKLPWRRVTLISFISYAFSNAVGMSFLVSGSIRYRFYLQNGLSTAEIAKLVLYCTLSFWLGLLALTGVTLLIVPLPSGLPLSDWRFTVAVALTAIPLAWVLGGFIRRPLKLWRWRVLLPRPASALRQVLVGALDWWLAAAVMYVLMPDSLHAGFGHFLAIFVIAQIVGLVSHVPGGLGVFETVMLAGFHATTDKHLAAPILGALAMFRIVYYLMPLCAATMLVLQREARGLRRQSLWSPWFNGLLPSFFAGLTLVSGAVLLFSGATRALPERMAILRDVLPLSVLEVSHLLASVIGMLLLILARGLQRRLDAAYWLTLVLLVAGAVLSLLKGIDYEEASLLALLALALAPAHRLFYRRASLFSTSFSVGWIVAIVAVFGCATWLVMFSYKHVEYSSSLWWEFSFHQGGAPRALRALVAAAAAGLLFALAALIKPQRLRRVPPSEAELQRALPLIRGFHSAQAHLALMGDKHLLFDEQGKAFLMYDTEGRSWVTMGDPVGTDEDARRELVWSFMEQCGRAGGWPVFYQVCPEDLDMYLEVGMNLLKIGEEARVRLADFNLDGKTKKTLRGTINKLGRDGLRLEIVPADAVAPLLPQLKEISDAWLADKHAREKRFSLGAFDPRYLVRTPMALVWQGERIVAFANLFLTETKEEASLDLMRFAPEGPSGLMDFLFVELMQWAKQQGYRWFNLGMAPLAGLTSRRQAPLWNRFGALVFGRGERFYNFRGLQRYKDKFDPEWEPRYMAVPGGIALPMILANVASLISGGLTGVVRR
- a CDS encoding OPT family oligopeptide transporter, producing the protein MNPSASSASSRAELTLRGLVIGIVITVVFTAANVFFGLKAGLTFATSIPAAVISMAILRAMKNSTMQENNIVQTVASAAGTLSSIIFVLPGLIIIGWWNGFPFWMSFGICATGGILGVMYTIPLRRALVTDSDLPYPEGVACAEVLKVGSAGGEEAAESVESGGAGLKAVIVGSIVSAVFYVVVQTKVFAEAVSSYFRMGDRGAATGFDFSLSFALFAVGHLVGLWVGVAMLVGALIGWGWAVPHFLVLHPVAGAAADAAQATWNHSVRFVGAGTIGVAAIWTLAKLVKPVIGGLAGAMRASKARKSGQLHTLPRTEHDMPIGMVGLITLLCLIPVGYLLGHFANISGLGEHATLLVIGGVLFVIILSFLVSAVCGYMAGLIGSSNSPLSGVGILVVIIAALLLVLGVKSMVPADAGKALVAFALFITAIVFAVASIANNNLQDLKTGQLVDATPSLQQWALVIGVIAGALVIPPVLDLLNQAYGFLGAPGVDPARALPAPQAGLISALAQGVITGNIDWSLIIIGGVIGVAIIVLDEILVRISKSMRLPPLAVGLGIYLPTSTTLMVVVGALVGAWFDKRADRGPRPEPTRQLGVLLASGLIVGESLLGVIVAALVAFSDKLGFANRNAPLALVGEGFHGAAIWIGGIVFVASVVLMYRWIARMGQGTSAQ